From the genome of Pseudobacteriovorax antillogorgiicola, one region includes:
- the bamA gene encoding outer membrane protein assembly factor BamA, whose protein sequence is MKRLIIGLLLLLVPMSATAAEIIKKMTVRGNAKVESEAILTILQTQVGKGLSSAVVRDDILSLYDLGYFSDVRFYKDKVSGGVEVIIEVKEKPSVVEIVYIGMDELGEDDFKEKMETELFTIVDEGAITNDVRMIEKAYLEKGFYLAKASFKLVPVPDNPQQVKLEIIVDEGGKVLVGDVHILGNEYFSDSELINQFFSQPYTRSSTFSAPGSVYNDDFLKRDTEFMAYLYKDQGFAEVKVAKPVTVMDSDREFVRITFEVEEGIQYSIGSIDFAGDLLYEKDELRDWMQLKDGDLFRFSLFRKDIEMLIDRYGDKGYAFADVNPKPRFDREKKLVHLVYDIDKGEKVYFGEFTFVGNTKTRDNVIRRELEVTDGELYSGTRLNLSKRNIERLGFFEEVQTIKKRDPEKANVLNYKFRVKEKPTGQLQAALGFSPSSDSDENRFFGQGRYSEENQSGYGWKTSFTGRWNGGNNYSLELGFRNPRVNDSYWSFGVNGFTRNEVRLLTSDGVQVQESRNGVSVSVGRRIIELIRAAIAVKFTKITQDSDVFILRNFDQDGQSHSVVLSLSRNDTNNYIDPSEGSSVRLSQEITGGLLGGDRNYYETLFDGAYYFPIDFTDTYRTYFKFHSLFGFLWPMGDEQIPLFERYVLGGPENLRGYDYRSVGQKFTIIRAPGGFPSEVAYGGNKQALFQLEYFFPVIQQANIKGLLFYDTGRVYSEDEPVEFKDFSSDVGFGFRWITPVAPFRFEWAYPIVDGDLGDLEFIFYLGY, encoded by the coding sequence GTGAAACGTCTTATAATTGGTTTACTTCTCCTCCTCGTCCCTATGTCGGCGACAGCAGCCGAAATCATCAAGAAGATGACAGTTAGAGGTAATGCAAAGGTGGAATCGGAAGCGATTCTTACAATCCTGCAAACCCAAGTCGGGAAGGGCTTATCCTCGGCAGTGGTTCGTGATGATATCCTTTCTCTTTATGATCTAGGTTATTTCTCGGACGTTCGATTCTACAAAGATAAGGTTTCCGGTGGTGTTGAAGTTATCATTGAGGTTAAGGAAAAACCGTCCGTAGTTGAGATTGTCTACATCGGGATGGATGAACTGGGTGAAGACGACTTCAAGGAAAAGATGGAGACAGAGCTGTTTACCATCGTTGACGAAGGCGCCATAACCAACGATGTGCGGATGATCGAAAAAGCCTATCTAGAGAAGGGGTTTTACCTAGCAAAGGCTAGTTTCAAACTGGTGCCAGTGCCAGACAACCCCCAGCAGGTGAAGCTTGAAATCATAGTCGACGAAGGTGGTAAAGTCCTGGTCGGCGATGTGCACATCTTGGGCAACGAATACTTCTCCGATAGTGAGCTTATCAATCAGTTCTTTTCCCAGCCCTATACCCGCAGTTCAACGTTCTCGGCACCGGGTTCTGTATACAATGACGATTTTCTTAAGCGTGATACTGAGTTCATGGCCTACCTATACAAAGATCAAGGCTTTGCTGAGGTTAAAGTCGCTAAGCCAGTCACGGTTATGGATTCCGATCGAGAGTTTGTGCGAATCACTTTCGAGGTAGAAGAGGGTATTCAATACAGTATCGGCTCGATTGATTTTGCAGGGGACTTGCTCTACGAAAAGGACGAGCTACGAGATTGGATGCAGTTGAAAGATGGTGATTTATTCCGCTTTAGCCTTTTCCGCAAAGATATCGAGATGCTCATCGATCGCTATGGTGATAAGGGGTATGCCTTTGCTGACGTGAATCCAAAACCACGATTCGATCGCGAGAAGAAGCTCGTTCACCTGGTCTACGACATTGATAAGGGTGAAAAAGTCTACTTTGGTGAGTTTACCTTCGTTGGAAACACAAAGACCCGCGATAACGTCATCCGACGAGAGCTTGAGGTTACAGATGGGGAGCTCTATAGCGGTACCAGACTCAACTTATCAAAGCGAAATATCGAACGTTTGGGTTTCTTCGAGGAAGTTCAAACGATTAAGAAGCGCGACCCTGAAAAAGCCAATGTGCTGAACTACAAGTTTAGAGTGAAGGAAAAGCCAACCGGTCAGTTGCAAGCTGCTTTGGGCTTTAGTCCGAGTTCCGATAGCGATGAAAACCGCTTCTTCGGTCAAGGGCGTTATAGTGAGGAAAACCAAAGTGGCTATGGTTGGAAAACCAGTTTTACGGGGCGATGGAACGGTGGGAATAACTACTCTCTTGAGCTTGGCTTCAGAAACCCCAGAGTTAACGATTCTTACTGGTCTTTTGGCGTCAATGGCTTTACCAGAAACGAGGTGCGACTTCTGACTTCTGACGGTGTTCAGGTGCAAGAGTCTCGCAATGGAGTGAGCGTTTCTGTTGGTCGAAGAATTATCGAACTGATTCGTGCCGCCATAGCTGTAAAATTCACCAAGATTACGCAGGACTCAGATGTCTTCATTCTTCGTAACTTCGATCAGGACGGTCAGTCTCACTCTGTTGTCCTGAGTCTTTCTCGTAATGATACCAACAACTATATCGATCCTTCCGAAGGTTCCAGTGTCCGTTTAAGTCAGGAAATTACCGGCGGCTTGCTCGGCGGCGATCGGAATTACTACGAGACTTTGTTCGACGGTGCCTATTATTTCCCCATCGATTTTACCGACACCTATCGGACTTACTTCAAGTTTCACAGCTTGTTTGGCTTTTTATGGCCAATGGGCGACGAACAGATACCTTTATTTGAGCGGTACGTTTTAGGTGGTCCTGAAAACCTTCGCGGTTACGATTATCGGTCGGTAGGTCAAAAGTTTACTATTATTCGCGCTCCAGGTGGATTCCCTAGTGAGGTGGCCTATGGTGGTAACAAGCAGGCGCTTTTCCAATTGGAGTACTTCTTCCCTGTGATCCAGCAGGCAAATATTAAGGGACTACTGTTCTACGATACGGGGCGGGTTTATTCCGAGGACGAGCCGGTGGAGTTTAAGGACTTCTCTAGTGATGTTGGATTTGGTTTCCGATGGATCACACCTGTAGCGCCATTCCGATTTGAGTGGGCTTACCCTATTGTCGATGGGGATCTTGGTGATTTAGAATTTATTTTCTACTTAGGATATTAA
- a CDS encoding ABC transporter ATP-binding protein, translating to MSSNHPIIQLNNIHKTYELTKQKVQALRDVSLKIKKGQVVSVTGRSGSGKSTLLHVTGTLDRPTAGQVILDGKDVSTVSDQVASYYRNRTVGFVFQMNNLLPEFSALENVMMPGLVAGGVKQAVAKRARFLLESVELGQRIDHRPAELSGGEQQRVAIARALLMEPPVLLADEPTGNLDKKSAETVEGLLLELCRKNGVTMLLVTHDMELAKRLPDHVIMEDGAIKELGGSW from the coding sequence GTGAGTTCTAATCATCCAATTATTCAACTTAACAACATCCATAAGACCTACGAATTGACTAAGCAGAAGGTTCAAGCTCTGCGAGACGTCAGTTTGAAGATAAAAAAAGGGCAGGTTGTTTCTGTTACCGGTCGCTCTGGGTCGGGAAAAAGTACTCTGCTCCACGTCACAGGAACGTTGGATCGACCCACAGCAGGTCAAGTGATTCTCGATGGTAAGGACGTTTCGACGGTGAGCGACCAGGTGGCATCCTACTATCGCAATCGGACAGTGGGTTTTGTCTTCCAGATGAACAACCTTTTACCGGAGTTTTCTGCATTGGAAAATGTTATGATGCCGGGACTTGTGGCAGGGGGCGTCAAGCAGGCTGTTGCTAAACGAGCAAGGTTTCTGCTTGAGTCGGTTGAACTCGGTCAACGGATCGATCATAGGCCTGCCGAATTGTCGGGTGGTGAGCAGCAAAGGGTTGCGATTGCTCGCGCTCTTCTCATGGAGCCACCTGTATTATTAGCTGACGAGCCTACGGGCAACTTAGATAAGAAGAGCGCTGAAACTGTGGAAGGACTGTTGTTGGAATTATGTCGAAAAAATGGTGTGACAATGTTGTTAGTGACCCACGATATGGAGCTTGCCAAAAGGTTGCCCGACCACGTCATAATGGAGGATGGGGCAATCAAGGAACTTGGAGGGTCTTGGTGA